A stretch of DNA from Rhodothermales bacterium:
ACGGCCATCGTCTAGCACCACCCCACCTTTCAGCACCCAGCACAGCTAGCATTACTACGAGGTAGCCTCATGGCAAAGGAAACGTTTCAGCGCACGAAGCCGCACGTGAACGTCGGCACGATCGGCCACGTCGACCACGGGAAGACCACGCTCACGGCGGCGATCACGTCGGTGCTCTCGCTGAAGTCCGGCGGCGAGGCGCGGTCCTT
This window harbors:
- a CDS encoding GTP-binding protein, which codes for MAKETFQRTKPHVNVGTIGHVDHGKTTLTAAITSVLSLKSGGEARS